tcagctagggttgccaggtccctctttgccaccgacaggaggtttttagggcagaccctgaggagggcagggtttggggaaaggaaggacttcaatgccatagacttccatgaccaaagcagccattttctccaggtgagcagatctctaTCGCCTGATCAGTTgtgattgcaggagatctccagccagtacctggagattaagcAATCTCAAAAATataacctgtgccagtattaagaATACTTCAAAGAAGAGGCAGCAtgaaggctcataaatcaacaatCCATGAAAGGTCAATATACACTTTGGAGCTTTTATTTCTAGGTAAatccagcattacttcatgctgttGCCTGAACCATCCATTAAACACAATAATAAATCAACATAAATCCCCTAACTAAGACAACCTGACATcacaaaacatacaagggaaaagaattgcaattcaacaaggatgcAAGAGAGTCCATGTAATTGACATACAAACTCGTCTACACCCGTTCTTGACCGTGACGGTTCCAGATGGTGCCCAAAGGTACTGTTCCTCCTAGGCTGCAGGAAAGTCCAAGGGGGAGCCCAAAGGCAAAACAATACAGCACAAAGAGAACGTGTAGCCAGCTGTAGCACGTTTTTCTATGCTTCGTCAGCTCATTCAATGTTTATAGGCTTCGAGTGCATGTCAATTTCAAATTTACAGCATGCTGTCGGATGCCTCCTGAAGCTGTAGTAGAAAGCAAGAGCCCTTGCTGTATGAAAACTGTTGGAACCGTGGTCCCCTTGACAATACATAAGCTTATTAGCATGAAGATAGTAGCCCATTGTTAAGCAATATGTAATTTGTAATTAATCTAATTATCAATCAATATGAAGCGAATCTTACCCCAATATGTGTGTCTATTAATCCAAGACTGTAGCACACACCCTGtttcttcctggaggttggcaagaacAGATAAGAGAACAAGAACAGTCATTTAATAAAGCCATCCGTTCTTGTCATACATGATGATACCGAGAAAGAAGTAATTTTGTCAGGTTAAGTTGCAGTATTGTGTCAAATGAATGAGGAATTGTGTATTGTGCCCTCGCTTATGAAGAACCACCCCAGTCCATTCTTTCCAGACTCAAATAAAACAGGAATTTTATCAACATTTCCCGTTCTTTCAGGTCATGTCTGTCTTCAGTTCCTGTCTGTTCAGTTACGACTGCTCATGTACGCATTGATAAAGCACTGCTAAATAGAACCCTTGATATGTTTGTCCAGATGATGACACAAAGATCATTTCTGTGCAGCATTTTTCTGCTGCACACAAGGACTTTTGCTCAATGCAGCAGCAGAAGCCCACACTCTCCGCTTCATGAGCTTCGCCAGCCAGGGGACCTCTTTGTGGGTGGTATCATTTTTCATGCCTTCATCACCTCCCAGCCAATAGACTTCACCGATTATCCCCCACCGAAATGGTCTGAAGGCATTACGTAAGTTTTTAATTCTTTTGAACTTTCTGTTTCATTTCTTGGGTGGGCAGGAAGAAAGGTTTGCAAACCTACACTGAAATGTCCTCTGGAAAACATCGTTGTTATTACAGCAATAGCTTTCCAAAGTCAGAATAACTGTAACACAAAACTGCATTTGTTTCTTTCTAAATGAAACTGTACTTCTCGTTGTAGTGTCCTGACTAAGAATTATCAGCACATCCTAGCCTTTGTATTTGCTGTGAAAGAGCTCAATGAAAACCCACAGATCTTACCCAATGTCACTCTGGGAGCCCACATCTATGACAGTTATTTTAACGATGAATGGACCTATCAATCCACAATGCGACTCATCTCCACACCAAGGAGATTTGTCCCCAACTACAAATGTGACTTCCAGAACAACCTAATAGCTGTCATTGGTGCACTAGATGCACCGATCTCCGTAGATGTGGCAGTTATCTTGGATATctacaagattccacaggtaggaactttctttctctctgtgtgttttatttctgtggaGATTTCTTTTCAAAACGTCCACCAGTGCACACACATGCAAGAGAGCATACACATGCACACTTATTTCACATTATCATTTCACTGACAGCTATGTAGAATTGCATTTAAAGGATTTCCCCCTTAGTCATGCACCtctctgtattgttttataaatTTCTCTTCATAATGTgagcagagggagaaaagaatGAATTAAAATTATTTCACTGGGTTCTTCTTTGCAATGTGATTTACAAATGCCAACAATACTAGATCACTTTTCCCTATCCCATATTTATTTTTAGCTCATCTATGGCTCCACTCCGATAATGAATGATAAAATCCCAGGACTGCTCTTCTACCAGATGGCTCCAATAGAGTCTATACAGTACATAGGGATGTTAAAATTACTTCTGCATTTTAAGTGGACGTGGATTGGGAtcctttatgcagatgatgaaAATGGACAGAGATTTGTGCGATCTGAATTGGAGCTTTTCCCCCAGAATGGTATCTGTGTTGCCTTCGTGGAAAAAATCCCCAGCTTACCCTTTCTTACTGGAACTGAGAAGAATCTGCTAGAGGGGGCaaaaatatacagtaaaatcatgGGAAGCAAAGCCAATGTATTGGTAGTTTATGGAGAATCCTATACCATGGTATATTTGAGATGGTTCACTTTTTTCTCTGAATTTGAAAACATGTCACCGAAGGTCAAAGTGCTGATAATGACAGCTCATATGGAGCTCAATTCATACACCTATCAAAGGACTTGGGGTACAGATATGATTCACGGTGCTCTGTCCTTCACCGTACATTCCAGTGATCACCCTGGATTTCGACAATTTGCAGACAGCAGAAACCCTTCCAGCACAAAAAATGATGGTTTTATCAGGGATTTCTGGCAACAGGCCTTTGGCTGTAGATTCACAAATTCTACTCCAGACAGCATCAACGATGACATCTGCACTGGGGAGGAGAAGCTGGAGAGCCTTCCTGGGCCTttctttgaaatgagcatgactggccACAGTTACAGCATCTACAACTCTGTCTATGCTGTGGCCCATGCTTTCCATGCCATGCTCTCATCTAGACTCAAAGGCAGAGCAGTAGTTGATGGAGGAGGTTTGAAACTTCATGTTCAAGATTGGTGGCAGGTAATGTGGAACAACATCTGGGATTTGAACTGTAAACCATCTTAATTTGTAATAATCAGATTCTCCAAATCCTTCCTGAGGTAACCTTTCAATCTTCCATGGTTTCTCCACTGAGACATAATAGATATTTCTGGTTTCTATCAACAAACATTGTATTCCTCTTTGTGATTTGTGAGCTTTCTGCTCTTAATGTTGATACTTTGTGAAGTTATCCTTCCTGCTTCTATAATCTAGGGATCATAAAATACATGTTCTTGGTCAATGACACCATTTTCACCCCCAGTATATCCATGACATCATTCCACCTTTGAGACTAACAAGATGTGCAGAGTGTAACTTTCGAGACTAAAAATTCCCTTCCTCAGATCCAAGTAGGAACTTGTCattttttgtatgtgtatatatatgtgagagaaagaaagagagtggGAGAAAGACAGAGCAATTTACTGGCCACTCAAGTAAATAAGTAATTATTTCTGAATGATTGACCATCCATTATAGATTCACGTTCAGTTTCCCCTTTGAGACCAATAAGATGTGCagagtgtaagctttcaagactcaaaattcccttcatcagatacatgtaGGAACTAGTCATTTTTGGTGAATATATACTGTATGTGCatgagaaagaaagacagagagaaagagagagggagaaagacagaGCGATTTACTCCCCACTCAAGTCAATGAGTCATTATTTCTGAATGATGGACCATGCATTATAGATAGACAGAAAAATATAGGGATGGGTATGCAGATATATAAAATATGAATCTAGTTATACGTACAAGTACAAGCCCCAGCGTATATGTACACTGTACAGGAAACAGATTCTCTGACTAACCTGAGCTTCTGTGCATCTCTATGTATTTTTCAAACAGAATATTGAAACTAGCAAGAAGAATAACTCAAAACTCTTACATCCAAGAAATCTAAGAATAAATGGGAAACTGTGAGAAAAGCTAGGCTTCACTATTATTTGAAGCATAACTGCTtccgtgggggaggggggaacctgaaATTTGTATTCGTCCAGTGCAGAAATTTGTGTGAAACGTTCAATACACCAATTGCCGTTTTTGGGACAAGTTTTAGTTTTATTGTTATGGTCATAGACCAGAATAGCCGTTTTTGGGACACTCTTATCTTTTCCTTTCCAATCTAGCTCCATCACTTTCTGAGAGGTATTTCATTCAACAACAGTGTCGGGGACAAGGTTTGCCTCGATCAAAATGGGGAGTTAGCAGCTGGATTTGATATTATAAACTGGGTTTTCTCCACCAACCAGTCCTTTCAGAGAGTGAAAGTTGGGAGGATGAATCCACAGCTTCCTCCAGACCAAGCATTCACCATTGATGAGGATTCGATCACGTGGCACACCTTGTTTAACCAGGTAAGATGCAACTTTGGGCAATCAGGGAAGTCTCCCACCTCTGAAAAGTACAGTCCATAGTTAACTTTATTGGACAGTGCCAAGCATCTCTGAAACCATGAGtgcttttaaaacacacacacaaccccttaCAGTATATTAATTGATGTGACAAAATGAGCACCCACAATATTCTGCCAAATTTTTGTGTGAAAATACAGAGATCTTGCAGAAGGGAATGTAACATAGACACTGCAGCTAATGAACTGGTGCAGACTTTCCCTAACATTGAACATCCCAACACACATTTGGTTCTACTAGACCAGCTTCTTTCAAACTGAGGTCCGCGGACCTCTGGGGGTCTATGAGTATCTTCCAGTATCTGCCATTATAAGGAGAGGGGATGAGCCTTTCTCATGCCATCTAGCTAAAATGAAAATAGAACCCTCTGGTTTTCAAGGAACGGGCACAGGGATTGTCCATGTCCGAAGAAAAGGATAGAATTCACTTCCTCCTCTTTCAGAGGTCAGGAGTCCCTAGAGCTGCCTGTGCCTAAAGTCATAAGCTTCCAAACCACATCAGAGCACTGGCCAGAAAACACATGGATTGGTTGCGTGAAACCATTGTTCAGCTCTAGGAACTCTAATGGCTTGAGTGGCACCAAAGAAATAAAGCCCTAATACAATTATACTACTTTCTTTCAGCATTAAAGTGAAATGTCAGTGTGATATAGTGACTAGAGTGtttgactgggatctgggagaccttgtttgactaggatctgggagaccttggtTCAAACCAGCTCGGTTtttggaaaatcctggagatttaggtGTGTTATATAGGGAGGGGGGTGTTTTGGGATGGGAGCCAGCTCAGTGGGAATCTGATGTCACTCTATGACTTCTGTTTCTCCTGGATTCTATGGTATGCCTTAGAGTCAGCCTTCTGaacctgtcatttcctccaggaaactgatttctgtcatttgaagatcagttgtaattcctggagaactcctggccccacctggaggtcagtatcCCTACTGGATTACCTTAGGGAAGTCATACTCTCTCACTCTAACACTATATCCACAGGTAATAACAGCCAATGGTGATTTTCATTTGTGATTAGCAAATTTAAGATTTTGTGTGAAGCTGGTCTTCTGCTTGCTTATGCAGCGATACATTCATTTATACCAGTCTTATCATTCTCCTCTGACATTCTGGTATTAGGCACAGCCTCTTTCCATTTGCACTGATAGTTGCCAACCTGGAtatagaaagaaaagaaaggaaggggagcccttttgctgctatgattgcattccatgtccagaagggaagatttcaAATAATAAAGGTGAGGTTTAACAAACAGATTTGCTGAGTTTCAGAGAAATGTGggtctaaaaaacaaaacaaaaaacaaatcagagcgAACTTTCTTTTTGGGTTGCAAAGTCAATGTAATTTTcacaaggggaagaagaagaggcattGTTGACATACCTCTGATATGGATGTAGGTGTGTAACTATTTGACCCTGGTACCACCCAGATTCAACAATTAAAAGTACAATTTATTCTAGTAAGCCAAACAATCATGCCTTAGACTCTATGAATGAGTTCCATTGTTCACTAGATAGACTCTGCTGTGGAGCACACTTCCTC
This genomic window from Euleptes europaea isolate rEulEur1 chromosome 18, rEulEur1.hap1, whole genome shotgun sequence contains:
- the LOC130490482 gene encoding vomeronasal type-2 receptor 26-like; its protein translation is MGDWSCLSSVPVCSVTTAHVRIDKALLNRTLDMFVQMMTQRSFLCSIFLLHTRTFAQCSSRSPHSPLHELRQPGDLFVGGIIFHAFITSQPIDFTDYPPPKWSEGITVLTKNYQHILAFVFAVKELNENPQILPNVTLGAHIYDSYFNDEWTYQSTMRLISTPRRFVPNYKCDFQNNLIAVIGALDAPISVDVAVILDIYKIPQLIYGSTPIMNDKIPGLLFYQMAPIESIQYIGMLKLLLHFKWTWIGILYADDENGQRFVRSELELFPQNGICVAFVEKIPSLPFLTGTEKNLLEGAKIYSKIMGSKANVLVVYGESYTMVYLRWFTFFSEFENMSPKVKVLIMTAHMELNSYTYQRTWGTDMIHGALSFTVHSSDHPGFRQFADSRNPSSTKNDGFIRDFWQQAFGCRFTNSTPDSINDDICTGEEKLESLPGPFFEMSMTGHSYSIYNSVYAVAHAFHAMLSSRLKGRAVVDGGGLKLHVQDWWQLHHFLRGISFNNSVGDKVCLDQNGELAAGFDIINWVFSTNQSFQRVKVGRMNPQLPPDQAFTIDEDSITWHTLFNQAQPLSICTDSCQPGYRKKRKEGEPFCCYDCIPCPEGKISNNKDMNDCKKCADEHYPNTHQSVCIPKEISFLSYEEPLGIILNIFTFSFVLLTALTIVIFVKHHNTPIVKANNRSLTYSLLVSLLLCFLCALLFVGPPQWVMCLLRQMAFGMVFSVAVSCVLAKTITVVLAFMATKPGSRMRKWLGKRLANSTVLSCSLIQAGVCTLWLITSPPFPDVDKHSMRKEIVLVCNEGSVTLFYCVLGYMGILALVSLTVAFLARKLPNSFNEAKFITFSMLLFCSVWLSFIPTYLSTKGKYMVVVEIFSILSSSAGLLACIFFPKCYIVLLRSELNSREHLIKK